In Fusarium fujikuroi IMI 58289 draft genome, chromosome FFUJ_chr08, one genomic interval encodes:
- a CDS encoding probable dityrosine transporter encodes MEYVQLQLQFGADIARLYSFTDPGELRAFLQHTFSFMSNVILPDQKVLCELVDLNVVPLEMPPKPEPIHLDEVSRRLELEAQRRSEFRRRQLTAWLWSWVPWPFAIKEPAARQQESGKGTKRAREDYDEEESPRRLLALRCFQSAGAGGFIPLASGVIADIVKPAVRGSYMALATVAPVLVPTLAPVLGGVLTRYLGWHSIFWLLAIAWIVLCVLFLFFFPEINRKLVGNESQVPPRLNKL; translated from the exons ATGGAGTACGTACAGCTACAGCTACAGTTCGGCGCCGATATCGCACGCCTTTACTCTTTTACTGATCCCGGAGAGCTCCGCGCTTTCCTCCAACATACCTTTTCTTTTATGTCAAATGTTATCCTGCCAGATCAGAAGGTTTTATGCGAGCTCGTTGACCTTAACGTCGTCCCTCTCGAGATGCCTCCCAAACCTGAACCGATTCATCTTGATGAAGTGAGTCGGCGCTTAGAGCTAGAAGCTCAGCGTCGATCAGAATTCCGGCGTCGTCAATTGACTGCATGGCTGTGGTCTTGGGTTCCCTGGCCTTTCGCCATAAAGGAACCTGCAGCTAGACAACAGGAAAGCGGAAAAGGGACAAAGAGGGCACGAGAGGATTatgacgaggaagaatcTCCGCGCC GACTGCTTGCGCTGCGATGTTTTCAAAGTGCTGGCGCTGGTGGCTTCATTCCTCTTGCCAGCGGTGTCATTGCAGATATTGTCAAGCCGGCTGTGCGAGGTTCCTATATGGCCTTGGCTACCGTTGCTCCTGTTCTTGTACCTACTCTGGCACCTGTGTTAGGCGGCGTCTTGACCCGGTATCTTGGGTGGCATTCCATCTTTTGGTTGCTGGCTATTGCATGGATCGTTCTGTGtgtcttgtttctcttcttctttcctgaGATCAACCGCAAGCTTGTTGGCAACGAATCGCAAGTGCCGCCTCGTCTTAATAAACTGTGA
- a CDS encoding related to monocarboxylate transporter 2: MSTTETLELPSQIESHELLTWPATVSQTAAFRSATTPSLSLQVHEEVHTENQHEISQLAPIDGGIVAWRLLGAAFIFETLLWGFPLSFGVFQDYYSRIPAFASSPYIGVVGTIASGLGYIGAPFIMPLIQKHQQWRRQMIWVGWPICIGGLVAGSFANTLETLILTQGVAYGVGFLILYYPILMMVNEYWVARRGMAYGLLCGASGVSGAVVPFVVQALLSTYGYQTTLRAVAIGLAVLTGPLIPFLDGRLPPSAHVNTPKTNWSFFKSPLFWLYSVSNLFQGFGYFFPSLYLPSFATSLDLGARSGPILLAVMSVSQVAGQFVFGYLSDRKVPLDVLACSSTLVAAVTTLTMWRLGDSFPVLIGFTILYGFFGAGFTAIWARMSTAITDDATAGPIVFGLLNFGKGVGNVLAGPVGGLLVYNRSALQHSSAADLLMPSSYQWVIIFTGCCMFASTSTILLRHARRLLGAMDLLATTFIGNCLPN, from the exons ATGAGTACCACAGAGACTCTAGAATTGCCCAGCCAGATTGAGTCCCACGAGCTCCTTACTTGGCCAGCCACAGTATCGCAGACAGCAGCCTTTCGATCCGCCACCACGCCATCCCTTTCCCTTCAGGTTCATGAGGAGGTTCACACTGAAAATCAGCACGAGATATCACAACTAGCCCCCATAGACGGAGGAATTGTAGCATGGCGACTCCTCGGCGCAGCATTTATATTTGAGACTCTGCTATGGG GGTTTCCCTTGTCTTTTGGCGTGTTCCAAGACTATTATTCCAGAATACCTGCTTTCGCTAGCAGTCCGTACATCGGTGTTGTCGGCACCATAGCGTCTGGTCTTGGCTATATAGGAGCCCCGTTCATTATGCCTCTTATTCAGAAACATCAACAATGGCGACGGCAGATGATTTGGGTTGGCT GGCCCATTTGTATCGGCGGACTCGTAGCAGGTTCCTTCGCCAATACCCTCGAGACTCTGATCCTCACACAAGGTGTCGCTTATGGTGTTGGCTTTCTGATTCTCTATTACCCCATTCTCATGATGGTCAACGAGTACTGGGTCGCTCGTCGCGGAATGGCCTACGGGTTACTTTGTGGCGCGTCTGGTGTTTCTGGCGCTGTCGTGCCGTTTGTTGTGCAGGCTCTTCTCTCAACTTACGGCTATCAAACGACACTACGTGCTGTTGCTATTGGCCTAGCTGTTCTCACAGGACCTCTGATCCCATTCCTTGACGGTCGATTACCGCCATCCGCGCACGTCAACACGCCCAAGACGAATTGGTCCTTCTTCAAAAGCCCTCTCTTCTGGCTATACTCTGTATCCAACCTATTCCAGGGCTTTGGTTACTTCTTCCCTTCATTGTATCTCCCATCTTTCGCGACATCGCTGGACCTCGGCGCAAGATCTGGGCCTATACTTCTCGCCGTCATGAGCGTATCTCAGGTTGCTGGGCAATTTGTCTTTGGATACCTCTCAGACCGCAAGGTACCACTCGATGTACTTGCTTGTTCCTCTACCCTTGTTGCTGCCGTGACGACTCTCACTATGTGGAGGCTGGGAGATTCCTTTCCCGTCCTGATCGGGTTTACTATTCTGTATGGCTTCTTCGGGGCCGGCTTCACTGCTATCTGGGCAAGGATGAGCACAGCCATTACGGACGACGCGACAGCTGGGCCCATTGTCTTTGGCCTGCTCAACTTCGGCAAAGGTGTTGGCAACGTGCTCGCAGGCCCCGTTGGCGGTCTGCTGGTTTACAACCGCAGTGCCCTACAACACTCGTCTGCTGCTGATCTTTTGATGCCGTCGTCGTATCAATGGGTTATTATCTTTACTGGGTGCTGCATGTTCGCGAGCACGTCTACTATACTCTTGCGACACGCAAGGCGTCTTTTGGGAGCGATGGATTTGCTTGCCACTACATTTATCGGAAACTGCCTCCCCAACTAA